In Acanthopagrus latus isolate v.2019 chromosome 23, fAcaLat1.1, whole genome shotgun sequence, the genomic window TGTCATTTCATgaaatttctgttttcatttttatttcttttcaaataaTGCAAACTCACATCAAATTCAAGAGCTTTTGTCACTCTGAGATGTTTTtatatgtcatgtcatcatttcagtgacttcagtgtgttttcttcttgtgtctgtctgcaggcctGCAGTCTGGTTTCGTCACTCTGCCCCGCCTCTCTCGTCTTGATAGACAGTTTCAGGATGGAGACATCTGGAAGGGGTCACTACCAGACAGCAGTGGTATCACTCTGACGCGCTCTGACTCCCTCACCTCGTTCACAGTAGACCTCGGCCCCTCTCTCATGACTGAGGTACTCAGCTTGATTGACAACCCCAGCTGCCTTCACATGTCCAATCACAGCCAGGCAGCaggtgagaaagaggaaggagaggaagaggaagaagatgacgGCGGCTCTCTAACAGAGACGCCTGTGCAGAACCCTGTGGTGACTTCACCCAGCTCTTCCATGGGTAGCGGGTCATGTAGCAGGAACATGAACAACAGGGGCCGCTCATGTAGCTCTGACaggacagagcaggaggaggagaggtcaCTGAGTACACCTGATGTAAGCAGTGGATCTCCTCAGAGAGCTGAGCCtgtaatggaggcagagaggttCCAGAGAGCAGCTGACGTTCTGTGTCGTCATTACGGTGGAGGGTCCTTCACAAAGAGAACGAGGATCgacaacaccaccacctcccctgctctctcccacagctGCAAAACACCATACGCCTtttctgaagaggaagaagagatcaAAGTGTAGATGTTGAAACTCCATCTGACAGAGGGTAGAAACTTCATTGGTgcaataaaactataaaatattTCCACTGACCTGAGATCTGGGCTGTTTCTGGTCAAAGGTACTGAAGATTGTGTGATATTCTGTTGCTCCTTCATAAAacattcttcctcctctgacatgCACCCACATGGAGGCTTTACAGATCAACCACCACATCCTTGTCTTTATTCAGTTCCTATAATATGAATGTCCGTCTGTCTCTACGTTtgttgctgctttgattttatGGAGCTTATTTAAACAACTCAAAAGACATAGGTCATGGAATGAGTCTGACACCCCAAATTGCATTCTGGTGTAAGAAAAGATATTAATaattaagttttagttttatcaGTGACACAGGTTTAAATTTGCTATTCATTGGAAAGGTAGATTTTTGCATCTTAGTGCAACATCATGGCAGTCAACTCATCAtacaatcccaaagcgtcagtttATGActagtttaaaaatgttttgacaagtGAGGAATGACACACATAGCACATTTAAAAGTGCAACCTGTATTAATGATGATCATAACAGCCGCCTGAATACACTGGAAAATAATGGAAATTTTTATAGACtttgatttttctatttttcctctGTATGTAATAACTCACtacatcatcacaatgtttaacagctaaatgtattttacattatagATGTTCAGGTTAAGAGGTCTCGGGTGGTGTAAAACTGAAATTTGAGCATTACTGTTATACTGTTATATATGTTAACAGTAATAAGGAATAATAGAAAAGACAGTTGTACAATTACAGCTGATAGTAGCCTACTATGAAGTCTGACTGTTTATGAGATTGTTTATCAAGCGTTTATCAGTAAGACTattaggtttttgttttttgtttttttctaaaatgataTGGCTGATGTAATGAAGGCCACATTTATAATAGATGTGTCATTTCATgaaatttctgttttcatttttatttcttttcaaataaTGCAAACTCACATCAAATTCAAGAGCTTTTGTCACTCTGAGATGTTTTtatatgtcatgtcatcatttcagtgacttcagtgtgttttcttcttgtgtctgtctgcaggtctgcagtcTGGTTTCGTCACTCTGCCCCGCCTCTCTCGTCTTGATAGACAGTTTCAGGATGGAGACATCTGGAAGGGGTCACTACCAGACAGCAGTGGTATCACACTGACGCGCTCTGACTCCCTCACCTCGTTCACTGTAGACCTCGGCCCCTCTCTCATGACTGAGGTACTCAGCTTGATTGACAACCCCAGCTGCCTTCACATGTCCAATCACAGCCAGGCAGCaggtgagaaagaggaaggagaggaagaggaagaagatgacgGCGGCTCTCTAACAGAGACGCCTGTGCAGAGCCCTGTGGTGACTTCACCCAGCTCTTCCATGGGTAGCGGGTCATGTAGCAGGAACATGAACAACAGGGGCCGCTCATGTAGCTCTGACaggacagagcaggaggaggagaggtcaCTGAGTACACCTGATGTAAGCAGTGGATCTCCTCAGAGAGCTGAGCCtgtaatggaggcagagaggttCCAGAGAGCAGCTGACGTTCTGTGTCGTCATTACGGTGGAGGGTCCTTCACAAAGAGAACGAGGATCgacaacaccaccacctcccctgctctctcccacagctGCAAAACACCATACGCCTtttctgaagaggaagaagagatcaAAGTGTAGATGTTGAAACTCCATCTGACAGAGGGCAGAAACTTCATTGGTgcaataaaactataaaatattTCCACTGACCTGAGATCTGGGCTGTTTCTGGTCAAAGGTACTGAAGATTGTGTGATATTCTGTTGCTCCTTCATAAAacattcttcctcctctgacatgCACCCACATGGAGGCTTTACAGATCAACCACCACATCCTTGTCTTTATTCAGTTTCTATAATATGAATGTCCGTCTGTCTCTAAGTTtgttgctgctttgattttatGGAGCTTATTTAAACAACTCAAAAGACATAGGTCATGGAATGAGTCTGACACCCCAAAATGCATTCTGGTGTAAGAAAAGATATTAATaattaagttttagttttatcaGTGACACAGGTTTAAATTTGCTATTCATTGGAAAGGTAGATTTTTGCATCTTAGTGCAACATCATGGCAGTCAACTCATCAtacaatcccaaagcgtcagtttATGActagtttaaaaatgttttgacaagtGAGGAATGACACACATAGCACATTTAAAAGTGCAACCTGTATTAATGATGATCATAACAGCCGCCTGAATACACTGGAAAATAATGGAAATTTTTATAGACtttgatttttctatttttcctctGTATGTAATAACTCACtacatcatcacaatgtttaacagctaaatgtattttacattatagATGTTCAGGTTAAGAGGTCTCGGGTGGTGTAAAACTGAAATTTGAGCATCACTGTTATACTGTTATATATGTTAACAGTAATAAGGAATAATAGAAAAGACAGTTGTACAATTACAGCTGATAGTAGCCTACTATGAAGTCTGACTGTTTATGAGATTGTTTATCAAGCGTTTATCAGTAAGACTattaggtttttgttttttgtttttttctaaaatgataTGGCTGATGTAATGAAGGCCACATTTATAATAGATGTGTCATTTCATgaaatttctgttttcatttttatttcttttcaaataaTGCAAACTCACATCAAATTCAAGAGCTTTTGTCACTCTGAGATGTTTTtatatgtcatgtcatcatttcagtgacttcagtgtgttttcttcttgtgtctgtctgcaggtctgcagtcTGGTTTCGTCACTCTGCCCCGCCTCTCTCGTCTTGATAGACAGTTTCAGGATGGAGACATCTGGAAGGGGTCACTACCAGACAGCAGTGGTATCACACTGACGCGCTCTGACTCCCTCACCTCGTTCACTGTAGACCTCGGCCCCTCTCTCATGACTGAGGTACTCAGCTTGATTGACAACCCCAGCTGCCTTCACATGTCCAATCACAGCCAGGCAGCaggtgagaaagaggaaggagaggaagaggaagaagatgacaACGGCTCTCTAATAGAGACGCCTGTGCAGAGCCCTGTGGTGACTTCACCCAGCTCTTCCATGGGTAGCGGGTCATGTAGCAGGAACATGAACAACAGGGGCCGCTCATGTAGCTCTGACaggacagagcaggagg contains:
- the LOC119013764 gene encoding uncharacterized protein LOC119013764; amino-acid sequence: MFRLRGLQSGFVTLPRLSRLDRQFQDGDIWKGSLPDSSGITLTRSDSLTSFTVDLGPSLMTEVLSLIDNPSCLHMSNHSQAAGEKEEGEEEEEDDGGSLTETPVQNPVVTSPSSSMGSGSCSRNMNNRGRSCSSDRTEQEEERSLSTPDVSSGSPQRAEPVMEAERFQRAADVLCRHYGGGSFTKRTRIDNTTTSPALSHSCKTPYAFSEEEEEIKV
- the LOC119013766 gene encoding uncharacterized protein LOC119013766 is translated as MFRLRGLQSGFVTLPRLSRLDRQFQDGDIWKGSLPDSSGITLTRSDSLTSFTVDLGPSLMTEVLSLIDNPSCLHMSNHSQAAGEKEEGEEEEEDDNGSLIETPVQSPVVTSPSSSMGSGSCSRNMNNRGRSCSSDRTEQEEERSLSTPDVSSGSPQRAEPVMEAERFQRAADVLCRHYGGGSFTKRTRIDNTTTSPALSHSCKTPYAFSEEEEEIKV
- the LOC119013765 gene encoding uncharacterized protein LOC119013765, whose amino-acid sequence is MLKLHLTEGLQSGFVTLPRLSRLDRQFQDGDIWKGSLPDSSGITLTRSDSLTSFTVDLGPSLMTEVLSLIDNPSCLHMSNHSQAAGEKEEGEEEEEDDGGSLTETPVQSPVVTSPSSSMGSGSCSRNMNNRGRSCSSDRTEQEEERSLSTPDVSSGSPQRAEPVMEAERFQRAADVLCRHYGGGSFTKRTRIDNTTTSPALSHSCKTPYAFSEEEEEIKV